Proteins encoded by one window of Arachis ipaensis cultivar K30076 chromosome B04, Araip1.1, whole genome shotgun sequence:
- the LOC107637980 gene encoding macrophage migration inhibitory factor homolog, with protein MPCLYITTNLNLDGIDTKNPIFSECTTAVSTIIGKPKRMVMVLLTSSVLVTLGGSNEPTAYAEIVSMGGINSEVKKKLIEAIGNILETHLSIPTSRFFLKISDIKKLSAKSKM; from the exons atgcCTTGTCTTTACATCACCACTAACCTTAACTTAGATGGGATTGACACTAAAAATCCTATCTTCTCAGAATGCACCACTGCTGTCTCAACAATAATCGGGAAACCTAAAAGG ATGGTGATGGTTCTACTAACATCGTCAGTGCTGGTGACACTTGGTGGTAGCAATGAACCAACTGCCTATGCTGAGATAGTATCAATGGGTGGCATAAACTCAGAAGTCAAGAAGAAGCTTattgaagccattggcaacatttTGGAGACCCACCTCTCTATCCCAACATCAAGATTTTTCCTCAAAATCTCTGATATCAAGAAATTAAGTGCTAAGTCAAAAATGTAA